A section of the Rattus norvegicus strain BN/NHsdMcwi chromosome 15, GRCr8, whole genome shotgun sequence genome encodes:
- the Or4k15 gene encoding olfactory receptor Olr1627, with product MNETNYSRVTEFVLLGLSSSKDLQPFLFLIFSLLYLAILLGNFLIILTVNSDSRLHTPMYFLLANLSFIDICVASFATPKMLADFLVERKTISFDACLAQIFFVHLFTGGEMVLLVSMAYDRYVAICKPLHYMTIMSRRVCIILVIISWFVGFIHTTSQLAFTVNLPFCGPNQVDSFFCDLPLVTKLACIDTYVVSLLIVADSGFLSLSSFLLLVVSYTVILITVRNRSSASMAKARSTLTAHITVVTLFFGPCIFIYVWPFSSYSVDKVLAVFYTIFTPILNPVIYTLRNKEVKAAMSKLRSRYLKPGQVSALIRNVLLLETK from the coding sequence ATGAATGAAACTAATTACTCTCGGGTGACAGAGTTTGTGCTGTTGGGCCTGTCCAGTTCAAAGGATCTCCAGCCTTTCCTGTTTCTCATATTTTCACTGCTGTACTTAGCAATACTGCTGGGTAACTTCCTCATCATCCTCACAGTGAATTCAGACTCACGACTTCACACTCCCATGTACTTTCTGCTTGCAAACTTATCTTTTATAGATATATGTGTAGCTTCTTTTGCTACTCCCAAAATGCTTGCTGACTTTCTGGTGGAAAGAAAAACTATATCTTTTGATGCCTGTTTGGCACAGATTTTTTTTGTTCATCTCTTTACTGGCGGTGAGATGGTCCTTCTTGTGTCCatggcctatgatcgctatgtggcAATATGCAAGCCCCTCCATTACATGACGATCATGAGTCGCCGTGTGTGTATCATTCTAGTTATCATCTCCTGGTTTGTGGGTTTCATCCACACAACTAGCCAGTTGGCATTCACTGTTAACTTGCCATTTTGTGGTCCTAACCAGGTGGACAGTTTTTTCTGTGATCTCCCACTGGTGACCAAGCTAGCTTGCATAGACACTTATGTTGTCAGCTTGCTAATAGTTGCAGATAGTGGATTTCTCTCCCTGAGTTCATTCCTCCTCTTGGTCGTCTCCTACACTGTGATTCTCATTACTGTTAGGAATCGTTCCTCTGCTAGCATGGCCAAGGCCAGATCCACCCTAACTGCCCACATCACTGTAGTCACATTATTCTTTGGACCATGCATCTTCATCTATGTGTGGCCCTTTAGCAGCTACTCAGTTGACAAAGTCCTTGCTGTGTTCTACACCATCTTCACACCCATTTTAAACCCAGTTATCTACACGCTGAGAAACAAAGAGGTGAAAGCAGCTATGTCAAAGCTGAGGAGTCGCTATCTGAAACCTGGACAGGTTTCTGCATTGATAAGAAATGTTCTTTTgctggaaacaaaataa